One window from the genome of Pseudanabaena yagii GIHE-NHR1 encodes:
- a CDS encoding NAD(P)H-quinone oxidoreductase subunit H, whose product MVMIETKAERMVINMGPHHPSMHGVLRLIVTLDGENVVDCEPVLGYLHRSMEKIAESRTIIQYLPYVTRWDYLATMFTEAITVNAPEKLANVPVPRRASYIRMIMLELSRIASHLLWLGTFVADIGAQTPFFYVFREREMIYDLFEAATGMRMMHNYFRIGGVAADLPYGWNEKCEDFCNYFLPVIDEYEKLITNNPIFRKRVEGLGTITRDEAISWGLSGPMLRGSGVKLDLRKVDHYELYDELDWNVQWETGGDCLARYLVRVREMRESTKMVLQCLKQIPGGSYENLEAQRVLAGPKSEWNSLDYQFISKKPSPTFKVASGEHYVRVEAPKGELGVYIIGEDSVFPWRFKIRPPGFINLQILPELVRGMKIADIMAILGSVDIIMGEVDR is encoded by the coding sequence ATGGTGATGATTGAAACCAAAGCCGAACGCATGGTCATAAATATGGGACCTCACCACCCATCCATGCACGGCGTACTTAGACTTATCGTCACGCTCGATGGCGAAAACGTAGTCGATTGCGAACCAGTACTAGGGTACTTGCATCGCTCGATGGAAAAAATCGCCGAAAGTCGCACGATTATTCAATATCTCCCCTACGTGACCCGATGGGATTACCTCGCAACCATGTTTACCGAGGCAATCACCGTCAATGCCCCTGAAAAGCTAGCCAATGTGCCAGTGCCAAGACGCGCCAGCTACATCCGCATGATCATGCTAGAACTGAGCCGCATCGCCTCTCACCTCCTGTGGCTCGGCACATTCGTTGCAGACATCGGCGCACAAACCCCATTTTTCTACGTTTTCCGCGAACGGGAAATGATCTATGACCTGTTCGAGGCAGCAACAGGGATGCGGATGATGCACAACTATTTCCGTATTGGGGGAGTTGCCGCCGACCTACCCTACGGCTGGAATGAAAAATGCGAAGACTTTTGCAACTACTTCCTCCCTGTCATTGACGAATACGAAAAATTAATCACCAATAACCCCATTTTCCGCAAACGGGTCGAAGGATTAGGCACAATCACCCGTGACGAAGCCATCAGTTGGGGCCTATCAGGACCCATGTTACGCGGTTCAGGTGTAAAGCTAGATTTACGCAAAGTCGATCATTATGAACTCTACGACGAACTCGACTGGAACGTGCAGTGGGAAACTGGCGGCGACTGTCTAGCCCGTTACCTCGTGCGAGTTCGAGAAATGCGTGAGTCCACAAAGATGGTGCTGCAATGTCTGAAGCAGATTCCCGGCGGATCTTACGAAAACCTCGAAGCTCAACGAGTTCTCGCAGGACCTAAGAGTGAATGGAACTCCCTAGATTATCAGTTCATCAGCAAAAAGCCATCTCCTACCTTCAAAGTTGCCTCAGGCGAGCATTATGTTCGTGTTGAAGCGCCTAAGGGTGAACTCGGTGTCTATATTATTGGTGAAGATAGCGTCTTCCCTTGGCGTTTCAAGATTCGTCCACCTGGATTTATTAATTTGCAAATCTTGCCCGAACTAGTACGGGGCATGAAGATCGCCGACATCATGGCGATTTTAGGAAGTGTGGACATTATTATGGGTGAGGTCGATCGCTAA
- the nuoH gene encoding NADH-quinone oxidoreductase subunit NuoH: MYGGIDLQRSLIEILTGLGLPADVAKVIWMLLPMAVMVLGVTVGALVCTWLERKISAAAQQRIGPEYAGPFGLLIPLADVGKLLIKQGTIPAKADPLLYTIGPALVFISVFLCYLVIPFGQNLIISDIGTGVFFIIAISSVAPIGLLMAGYSSNNKYSLLGGLRAAAQSISYEIPLALAVLAIALMTNGLSTIDIVNQQAEYGILSWNIWRQPIGFVIFIIAALAECERLPFDLPEAEEELVAGYQTEYSGIRFAFFYGGSYANLLLAGLLASILYLGGWELPFPIDKISAALGIEANTAWWQVIAAFIGLTSTLVKTYAFIFFAILLRWTVPRVRIDQLLDLGWKFLLPIGLANLLITAALKLAFPFAFGG; encoded by the coding sequence ATGTACGGTGGAATTGATTTACAAAGATCTTTAATTGAAATCCTGACAGGGCTGGGCTTACCTGCCGATGTCGCCAAAGTAATTTGGATGTTATTGCCAATGGCAGTAATGGTTTTAGGTGTAACTGTGGGCGCACTCGTCTGCACATGGCTTGAGCGCAAAATCTCCGCCGCCGCCCAACAACGGATTGGTCCCGAATATGCAGGTCCTTTTGGATTGCTGATCCCCCTCGCAGACGTGGGCAAGCTGTTAATTAAGCAAGGCACAATCCCCGCTAAAGCCGATCCTTTGCTCTATACGATTGGCCCCGCTTTAGTTTTCATCTCCGTCTTTTTATGTTATCTAGTCATTCCCTTTGGTCAAAACTTAATTATTTCTGACATTGGCACAGGCGTATTCTTCATCATTGCCATTTCCAGCGTAGCCCCAATTGGCTTGCTGATGGCAGGTTACTCTTCAAATAACAAATACTCACTGCTTGGTGGTTTACGGGCTGCCGCACAGTCAATCAGTTACGAAATTCCTCTGGCTCTAGCTGTATTAGCGATCGCCTTAATGACCAATGGACTCAGCACCATTGATATCGTTAATCAGCAAGCCGAATACGGAATTCTGTCATGGAATATTTGGCGGCAACCAATTGGGTTTGTCATCTTTATCATTGCGGCTTTGGCGGAATGTGAGCGCCTACCCTTTGACTTACCAGAAGCAGAAGAAGAACTTGTTGCTGGTTATCAAACTGAATATTCAGGGATCAGATTCGCCTTTTTCTATGGTGGTTCCTATGCCAACCTATTGCTAGCAGGTTTACTTGCATCAATCCTTTATCTCGGTGGATGGGAATTACCTTTCCCCATTGACAAAATTAGCGCTGCCCTAGGCATCGAAGCAAACACCGCATGGTGGCAAGTTATCGCCGCTTTCATCGGTTTAACTTCAACCCTTGTCAAAACCTATGCCTTTATCTTCTTTGCGATCCTCTTGCGTTGGACAGTTCCCCGCGTTCGGATCGACCAATTGCTAGATCTAGGTTGGAAATTCCTACTGCCCATTGGCTTAGCGAATTTACTAATTACCGCAGCATTGAAACTAGCTTTTCCCTTTGCGTTTGGCGGATAG
- the ndhI gene encoding NAD(P)H-quinone oxidoreductase subunit I: MKFLNKVGEYTKEAVQAAKYIGQGMSVTFDHMRRRPITVQYPYEKLIPSERFRGRIHFEFDKCISCEVCVRVCPINLPVVDWKFNSEIKKKELKSYSIDFGVCIFCGNCVEYCPTNALSMTEEYDLSTFDRHELNFDSVALGRMPTKVTDDPLVTPIRELAYLPKGVIEGHEVPHTAKRAGLRPEEIAEAASEQK; encoded by the coding sequence CTGAAATTTCTAAATAAAGTTGGTGAATACACCAAAGAAGCGGTACAAGCGGCTAAATATATCGGACAAGGGATGTCGGTAACTTTTGACCATATGCGTCGTCGCCCGATTACAGTGCAGTATCCTTACGAAAAATTGATTCCTTCTGAGCGTTTTCGTGGACGGATTCACTTTGAGTTTGATAAATGTATTTCCTGCGAAGTTTGTGTGCGCGTATGTCCGATTAACTTGCCTGTAGTGGATTGGAAATTCAACTCAGAGATCAAGAAGAAAGAACTCAAAAGTTACAGTATTGACTTTGGAGTATGTATTTTCTGTGGTAACTGTGTGGAATACTGCCCCACTAATGCTCTGTCGATGACGGAAGAATATGATCTATCTACCTTCGATCGCCACGAATTAAACTTTGATAGCGTCGCCCTCGGACGAATGCCCACCAAGGTAACTGACGATCCTTTAGTGACTCCAATTCGCGAATTGGCTTATTTGCCTAAGGGTGTCATCGAGGGGCATGAAGTACCACATACCGCTAAACGTGCAGGTCTCCGCCCTGAAGAAATTGCTGAAGCGGCTTCGGAGCAAAAATAA
- a CDS encoding NADH-quinone oxidoreductase subunit J, translated as MNNIGLGDGSQTVSLVVLAAMLTASAMGVVLLQNIVYAAFLLGATFISVAGLYLLLNADFVAAAQVLIYVGAVNILILFAIMLVNKRQDYQDVKYGALRSVVTGVVCLGLFALLGVTVTSTNWAITPTIAKLPSTMVVIGQHFFSDYLLPFELASVLLLVALIGAIVLARREFIPDTVKSQADSEESLELLEKPKEQLVASK; from the coding sequence ATGAACAATATTGGTTTAGGTGATGGTTCACAAACCGTATCTCTAGTGGTGTTAGCTGCCATGCTAACCGCTTCGGCAATGGGTGTGGTGCTATTGCAAAATATCGTTTACGCAGCATTTTTACTTGGTGCTACTTTTATCAGCGTGGCGGGACTGTATTTGTTGCTTAATGCTGATTTTGTAGCGGCGGCGCAGGTTTTAATCTATGTTGGGGCGGTCAATATCTTGATTCTGTTTGCGATCATGTTGGTCAATAAGCGCCAAGATTACCAAGATGTGAAGTATGGGGCTTTACGCAGTGTAGTCACAGGCGTTGTCTGTTTAGGCTTGTTTGCACTTTTAGGAGTGACAGTTACTTCGACTAATTGGGCAATTACCCCGACGATCGCAAAACTTCCCTCAACAATGGTCGTTATTGGTCAGCATTTCTTTAGTGACTATCTACTACCCTTTGAATTAGCTTCGGTATTGTTATTAGTTGCCCTAATTGGTGCGATCGTGCTTGCCCGTCGCGAGTTTATTCCCGATACCGTTAAATCTCAGGCGGATTCTGAGGAGTCTCTCGAATTGTTAGAAAAGCCCAAAGAGCAACTTGTTGCTTCTAAATAA
- the nuoK gene encoding NADH-quinone oxidoreductase subunit NuoK, translating to MTLEPFLIIAAALFCIGIYGLITSRNAVRVLMSVELMLNAVNLNLMAFSNFLDSASIRGQVFTIFVISIAAAEAAVGLAIVLSIYRSRDTVDMEQFNLLRW from the coding sequence ATGACTTTAGAACCTTTTTTGATTATTGCTGCGGCTCTATTTTGCATTGGCATTTATGGCTTAATTACTAGCCGTAACGCAGTGCGCGTATTAATGTCTGTGGAATTAATGCTCAATGCTGTGAACTTGAATTTGATGGCTTTTTCTAATTTCTTAGATTCCGCCAGTATTCGTGGTCAAGTATTTACGATTTTCGTAATCTCGATCGCTGCTGCGGAAGCTGCCGTAGGTCTAGCGATCGTCCTATCGATCTATCGCAGTCGCGATACTGTGGATATGGAGCAATTTAACTTGCTACGTTGGTAG
- a CDS encoding cysteine peptidase family C39 domain-containing protein, which yields MVLPIAICISFLVGAYFGRYFAQKGLTANNALQQHQKQVYLLSCITLGIITLIAILMTSGRNIPWVPAFISLYLGAYAWQGILLICIFCMGLMLLLEIPAWKDRQRLQQLILFLVISISSVLLLIYQNLPITDLIESPRILKGIVLQTTPYSCAAATIATLSRQFNPALDTTELDVVKLAGTSRQGTNILSEIQAMEKLGLAPQYERNLTIADLVKRRQMAVLHVMEPVSGTRIQHAIALLAIDPVKEKITVANPLYGIQDKKFIDMKDYWLEDAIFVTASQK from the coding sequence ATGGTTTTACCGATCGCTATTTGTATATCTTTCTTGGTAGGCGCATACTTTGGTAGATATTTCGCCCAAAAAGGTCTAACTGCCAACAACGCTTTGCAGCAGCATCAAAAGCAAGTTTACTTACTTAGTTGCATCACTCTTGGAATCATTACATTGATCGCCATTTTGATGACATCTGGCAGAAATATTCCTTGGGTTCCTGCTTTTATTTCACTTTATCTGGGAGCTTATGCATGGCAAGGTATTTTGCTCATCTGTATCTTTTGTATGGGACTAATGCTTTTGCTAGAAATACCTGCTTGGAAAGACCGACAGCGACTACAGCAGTTAATTCTTTTTCTAGTCATTAGTATTTCATCAGTGCTGTTGTTGATTTATCAAAATTTACCGATTACTGATTTGATTGAATCTCCCCGAATTTTAAAGGGAATAGTATTGCAGACGACTCCCTATAGTTGTGCTGCCGCTACAATTGCGACATTGTCACGCCAGTTCAATCCTGCACTAGACACTACAGAGTTGGATGTTGTTAAGCTTGCAGGAACGAGTCGCCAAGGCACTAATATCCTCTCAGAAATTCAAGCAATGGAGAAATTGGGGCTTGCACCTCAGTATGAACGGAACTTGACGATCGCAGATTTAGTAAAGCGCCGCCAAATGGCAGTTTTGCATGTGATGGAGCCAGTATCGGGTACAAGAATTCAACATGCGATCGCGTTATTGGCGATCGACCCCGTTAAGGAAAAAATAACTGTGGCGAATCCCTTATACGGAATCCAAGATAAAAAATTCATTGACATGAAAGACTATTGGCTCGAAGACGCTATTTTTGTGACAGCATCACAAAAATGA
- a CDS encoding diacylglycerol/polyprenol kinase family protein, giving the protein MPITSDISQTTTLAIQIGAVLTWLGLVFLTSEILHRLKQDPELVRKVVHIGTGNVLLISWWLHIPTWLCITAGVTFSAIALASHRINILPMLDDVGRKTYGVFYYALSITILVTLLWENYPQYAVIGAMVMSWGDGMAALIGKRFGTHIFVHLGNKRSYEGSFAMFATSLIVILGIFGITHGIQPRDLGVAIPVAAIAALLEAYSPGGTDNLSVPLSSAALSYVLQSFL; this is encoded by the coding sequence ATGCCCATAACTAGCGATATTTCTCAGACAACTACTCTGGCAATCCAAATTGGTGCAGTCTTAACTTGGCTTGGTCTAGTATTTCTGACTTCAGAAATCTTGCATCGCCTCAAGCAAGATCCTGAATTAGTTCGCAAGGTTGTGCATATCGGTACGGGCAATGTATTACTGATCTCATGGTGGTTACATATCCCTACATGGTTATGTATTACCGCAGGTGTGACATTTAGCGCGATCGCCCTAGCATCTCACCGCATTAATATTTTGCCGATGCTCGATGATGTGGGGCGCAAAACCTATGGGGTGTTTTACTACGCGCTTAGTATCACAATTTTAGTAACTCTGCTCTGGGAGAACTATCCTCAATATGCAGTAATTGGCGCGATGGTGATGTCTTGGGGGGATGGGATGGCAGCACTAATTGGTAAAAGATTTGGTACACATATCTTTGTGCATTTGGGCAATAAACGTAGTTATGAAGGCTCCTTTGCCATGTTTGCCACAAGCTTGATCGTAATTCTTGGTATTTTTGGTATTACTCACGGTATTCAACCTAGAGATCTGGGTGTAGCAATACCTGTTGCCGCGATCGCGGCTTTACTCGAAGCCTATTCCCCCGGAGGCACAGATAATCTCTCAGTTCCCTTATCTAGTGCAGCTTTAAGCTATGTATTACAATCATTTTTGTGA
- a CDS encoding putative bifunctional diguanylate cyclase/phosphodiesterase, with translation MKNTNKSNLILVVDDEIEVQRLMQQRFRKKIQTGELSFQFAQNGLEALQILRNSDAIDVILTDIRMPEMDGLTLLSNLSEFDRPLKAVVVSAYGDMKNIRTAMNCGAFDFLTKPIDFEDLEITINKTLEVVHQLQEQEQKLQEALDKLHNLVFYDQLTGMPNRNGLIQKIAKNIARKQAQGSSFALLTLDVARYSIIKSGFGHALSDRLLIEVARRLERWEVPAKVVARLENNEFAILFQELETPTSLLVYIKQLHQLFETPIQLDEITISSLIHVGIATSDLPYDQPEDILRAADTASHYAKQGSGTRTVFFDTNMQQIALQRLNLEINLQEAIKSQLLQVHYQPIFLLSTDNLIGFEALVRWQHPTQGWISPLKFIPLAEETGLIVRLGNWVLEEACQQMGRWQKLFGVACPAKMSVNLSGLQLVSPTLLKNIDQNLKDAGISGENLVLEITETVLMENIREAFDILRDLRERRIGLSIDDFGTGYSSLSYLQSLPLTTLKIDRSFIQNIETNQTNLEITSTIIELAKRLGLKVVAEGLEKEIHVEILRSLDCDYGQGFLFSRPINAEDATSLIAALVG, from the coding sequence ATGAAAAATACAAACAAGTCAAACCTGATTTTGGTGGTTGATGATGAGATTGAGGTTCAACGTCTCATGCAACAACGGTTTAGAAAAAAAATTCAAACGGGAGAGCTTTCTTTTCAATTTGCCCAAAATGGTCTAGAAGCACTGCAAATTTTACGTAACTCTGACGCGATCGATGTGATTCTTACGGATATCAGAATGCCAGAAATGGATGGCTTGACGTTATTATCCAACTTATCCGAGTTCGATCGCCCACTTAAGGCAGTCGTCGTTTCTGCCTATGGGGATATGAAAAACATTCGGACAGCAATGAACTGTGGGGCATTTGATTTTTTAACAAAACCAATTGATTTTGAAGACCTCGAAATTACCATTAATAAAACCTTAGAAGTTGTCCACCAATTGCAAGAGCAGGAGCAGAAACTGCAAGAAGCATTGGATAAACTGCATAATTTAGTCTTTTACGATCAATTAACGGGGATGCCTAATCGTAATGGGCTAATCCAAAAAATTGCGAAGAATATTGCTCGAAAACAAGCTCAAGGTAGTTCCTTTGCCCTATTAACTCTAGATGTAGCCAGATATTCGATTATTAAATCTGGATTTGGTCACGCTTTAAGCGATCGCCTATTAATCGAAGTTGCGCGTCGATTAGAGCGTTGGGAAGTTCCAGCTAAAGTAGTTGCGCGTCTAGAAAATAATGAATTTGCAATTTTATTTCAGGAACTAGAAACCCCTACGAGCTTATTAGTTTATATCAAACAATTACATCAACTCTTTGAAACTCCCATTCAATTAGATGAAATTACGATATCTTCCTTAATTCATGTGGGAATTGCGACGAGTGATCTTCCCTATGATCAACCTGAAGATATTCTACGTGCTGCTGATACTGCCAGCCACTATGCCAAACAGGGTTCAGGAACGCGCACCGTCTTCTTTGACACGAATATGCAGCAGATTGCTTTGCAGAGATTAAATCTCGAAATAAATCTCCAAGAAGCGATTAAATCCCAACTTTTACAAGTTCATTATCAGCCCATCTTTTTACTCAGTACAGATAATTTAATTGGCTTTGAGGCTCTAGTGCGCTGGCAACATCCCACCCAAGGATGGATCTCTCCTCTTAAATTCATTCCCTTAGCGGAGGAAACGGGATTGATTGTCCGTTTAGGAAACTGGGTTCTCGAAGAAGCTTGTCAACAGATGGGAAGATGGCAAAAACTATTTGGTGTTGCCTGTCCTGCCAAAATGAGTGTTAATTTATCAGGATTGCAATTAGTCAGCCCCACATTACTGAAAAATATTGATCAAAATCTCAAGGATGCTGGCATCAGTGGTGAGAACTTAGTTCTTGAGATTACAGAAACTGTATTGATGGAGAATATTCGTGAAGCTTTTGATATTTTGCGCGATTTGCGTGAACGCCGCATTGGTTTATCGATTGATGATTTCGGAACAGGCTATTCCTCTCTATCCTATCTTCAATCTCTACCGCTCACCACTTTAAAAATAGATCGCTCCTTTATTCAGAATATTGAAACTAATCAAACTAATCTAGAAATTACTTCCACAATTATTGAATTAGCGAAGCGATTAGGTCTGAAGGTAGTTGCTGAAGGTTTAGAGAAAGAAATTCACGTAGAAATTTTACGTTCCCTTGATTGTGACTATGGACAAGGCTTTTTATTTTCGCGCCCAATTAATGCTGAAGATGCTACCTCATTGATTGCAGCACTAGTAGGCTAG